GTCATTCCTGGTGGTGCTCGCCGTTCAGAGCGTGAACCGGGGGGAGCTCAGCGCCGCGGTGGTGAACCGGTCACTGGAGTGGGGCGGGTACCTGCTGCTCCTGATTGCCGGTGCCATCGGCATGGGCGAGGCCGGCACCCCTGGAGGCCGCGTGGAGGCATTTTCGAAGGCGCGCCTGGGCCAGGGTCATCTGCAAGGCCGCATTCCTCTGCAGCAGGTGGTGGTGCCCGCTGTAGGCGGGGCGCTGCTTTTCGCCCTGCAGGCCCTGGTGTTCCTCGGCTGAGTCTCGGTGATGGGCCGGCGGGCAGGCCAGGCGAGGAAAGCATGGGATGCAGGGGCTGACCGCCTCTTCAGCGTGAAATCCCTTCCGTGCCGGTGCAGGCTCAGACCATCAGTAGCGGGGGAGGGCAGCGAGACCGCCGAATTCCCGGACCAGCCGCTGGGCGTGGTCGCCATGCACGCGGCGGACCTCGATGCCGTACAGGTCGATCAGGTCCGGCAGGAGTTCTTCTAGGGTCACGCGTTCCATCACGCTGTCGTCCAGGGGACTGTGCGGCACGTCCTTGCGGCTCGTGAAGTACGGCACGTCACGGTTGTTGCTGCGGTACACGTGCACGTCCGAGCCGTCCTCCGGGATGACCAGCTGGTACAGGCGGGCCTGCTGCAGCATCTCCAGGACCGGTTCCATCTCCATCACCCCGCGTTCCTGGATCTGGTCCAGAAGGGCCTGTTCGGTCGCCTCCCGGTGGGCGTGAAGCATCGGCTGAATCTTTTCCAGGATGTCTGCGGGGTTGACCCAGCCGGCACCGCCCGTCACGTTGGTCTCGCCGATGAGTTCGAACGGCGCCGTCGCCGGAATTTCCGCCTTGAACTCCGCCACACGCTGAACCGGGCCCACCAGGATCAGCTGCCGGATGTCCCGCTGGGCCATCAGATCGGTCAGTTCCGCCACGATGCGGTTGTAGAAGCGCTGCTGCATGGCCGCTTCACGGTTCTCGAACAGGTCCGTGCCGCTGTCGCTGCGTGGGCCACTCCCGGGCTGCCCGCGGCCGGCCCCGCCGCTTCCTGGCGCGCCGGGCACGTGCCGGGTGCCGAAACGATGGTGTCCCAGCGGTCGCCATCGTCGATCCGGACGTTCTCTTCGCGGCGCACCTCGGTCAGCTCGTTCTGCCGCAGGAGGAACAGGCGCGCCCACTCCCGGTCCACTGCCAGGACTGCCGCGGTCGGCAGCACCTCCAGGATGCCCGCCAGCAGGGACTTCAGTGGGCGGCCGTAGTGCACGCGTTCAGGCAGGTCCGCCTGGATCTCATGCCGTTCGAACAGGTCCGCGCCGACCACGTACAGCCTGCTCCGGCCGCTGCTGCGCCGGGCGGCCGAGAGGTCCTCCAGCACCTGATTCATGACGCTGGGCGGCACGCCCTCGTCGTTCATTCGCTGTTTTACGCGGGTCTGGAAGCCGTTTCCCTCGTTGTCGGGAAGGGAAGGGTTGTCATTGAGAACGGCCATGAGCACCATGGCGTCCTCCGGGAGGGCCTGAATCCGGCGAAGTGCAGTGACGGGAATCATAGTGAACTCCTTTCAGAACTGACCTCAATTGTCCGGACGGCTGGTGTGACCGCGCATGAACAGGGTCAAGGGCACGTCATCGCTTTCAGCACCAGACCATGACTTTGGTGAAGAGTCATGCCCATGTGGGCTGACCCGACCGTCCTGAGCGGTCTGGACAGGAAGAAGTGCCATCTTGCGGTCTGGTCGATCCCCACTTTCCAGCAGGCCGCACCAGGGCACTAGGCTCAGGCCATGTCCCTGACTCACCGGCCGTACCAGTCCGCGGCGGACCTGCCCTTCCTCCTGGACTGGCTGGGCCGCCATGCCCACAGCGCCTACATGCACCCCGGTGACCTCGTCTGGTGGCTCAGACAGAACGAAGTGGTGGATCCGGCCCGGGCGCTTGACCTGTACTTTTCCGGGGCCGGCGACCTGGCCGGGTTCGTCTTCAGCGACCCACCGACCTGGGCGGTGCTGCAGGGCCGCGACGACCTCGCTCCGGATGACTGGCAGCAGATGATCAAGGTCGCGGAAAACAAGGCGGGCGAGCCGGTAACCTTCAATGCCTACACCGGCGAGATGCCCGGTGCGCGCGTTCAGGCCCTGCGGCGCGCCGGGTACGTCCCGGCATCCACCGACCGGCTGGCGCGCCTTTACCGGGTGCCGGGGCCGGCAGATCTGGCCGCGGCGCCACTGCCGGCAGGGTTCAGGTTCACGGACATGGGCCGGGCCGACGTGAGCGAAGCGGACCGGGTGGACCTGCACCGCGCGGTGTGGCACCCGTCACGGGTCACAGTGGACGCCTACCGGACCCTGCGTGCCGCCCCCAATTACCTTCCGGAGCTGGACGTGGTGATCGTGGGCCCGGCGGGCGAACCGGCCGCGTACGCGCTGGGCTGGTTCGATGAGGTGTCGCGGGCCGGCCTGCTGGAGCCGGTCGGGACCCTGGCCGAGTTTCGGCGGCGGGGCCTGGGGCGGCAGCTGGTGCGGGAAATGACTCGCCGCCTTGCCGGGTTGGGTGCGGAGGGTGTGACCATCGGCACGCGCGAAAGCAATGGTGCCGCCATGGGCCTGTATCAGTCCGCCGGGTATCACGTGACAGGCTACTGGGTGGATTACCGTCGGACCTCACTGACCTGAAGGCAGAGGATGAAGTTCTGGTCAGGACAGGAGGCAGTAAGATTCACCTCATCTTCATCTGTGAGTCTGGCCGCATGGTCTCCAGGACGTTCTGCTTCCCATGTGACCCCGCCCCGCGTCAGCGCGTCTGCCGCTTTGACCAGCGAGGAGCGCCGCAGTGATGGACCTCGTCCTGGTGGCACTCAGCCCCCTGCCCGTCTGGGCGGTGTACTGGCTGTGCACCCGCAAACTCAATGACGCCGAGCCTCTGGTCCTCGCGGCCCTCACCCTCACCCCCAGCCAGGCCCTGAGTGAATCGGACCTCCGTCAGGTCACAGGCCTGACGGAACGGCAACTGGCGGTCACACTGCGCCGCCTCCGCCGTCAGGTCAGCCGGAACTCCGACCTCATCTCCCTGCGCTGAACCGCGGGCCACTTGCTGCGCAGGCGAGAGGCGGTTTCCCGGGCGCGTCTGCTACGCTTCGGGCCACGTCCTGCCGATCCTGCCGCCGAAGGTATGCCCTCCTGGCCGTCATCGGCGTACGACAGGCTTCCGGGGACGCGGGGTGCCGGGTCTGGACAGGCCGCCAGGCGCTCAGGGAGGCGTATGCAGCTCACCATTCGACCGTATCAACCCGGTGACCTGAGTGAACTCCGCGCCCTGCACGGGGTCAGTCAGTGGTCACCGACTGTGGACCGCGCGGCGGTACAGCAGGGGGACGAGCTCGGTGCGGACACGCTGCAGCGGGTCGTCGCTGTGGATGAGGGCCGGTTGGTGGGCTACGGGTACGTGGCCCGGTCCGCCTGGCACCCCTCCGGCTGGTTTCAGAGTGAGGTACTGGTCGTACCGGGCAGGCGCCGGCAAGGGGCGGGCGCCGCGCTGACACAGCAGTGCCTCGCCCTTGCCCAAGAATTGGGCGCCACGTCCTTGACGACCTGGACGAACGGCCGCATGCCTGAGTTCGAGGCGTTTGCCTCGCGGCGGGGCTTTCACGCCGTGCAGCGGTTCGTGACCATGACCCTGCAGGTCAGTGAGGCTGACGACGCCCTGCTCGCTCGGCTCGTGGCCCGCGCTTCCGGTGAGGGCGTTCGCCTGTTCTCGTTTGCCGAGACCGGCAACACCCCAGAGGCCAGACGCCGCCTGTACGAACTCAACCGCCGCCTCGCTCCTTTGCTGCCGGGCAACGGGGACGAGTTCCCCACCTTCTCCGAATACGAGCGAGAAATCCTGGATGCCGAGTGGTTCTGGGCGGAAGGTCAGCTGATCGCGGCCACGGCAGACCGCTGGATTGGCCTCGTCGGTCTGGGGTTCTATGAGGACGGGCGGGCGCTGCAACACGAGTTCACAGCCGTGGCTCCCGCCATGCAGGGCCGCGGCGTCGCTCAGGCCCTCAAGGCCTGGAGCGTGCAGAAGGCGAAAGAGTGGGGCGTGAGCGTGGTCCGCACAGGAAACGACGCCTCGAACGCGCCGATCATCGCCGTGAACCGGCGTCTGGGCTACGACCTGGTGCCCGGCGTCGTGAAACTGAGGCGCTTGGTGGGGCGGGGGAGCTGAATGTTTCCCCCCGGCCACCGGTACAGCCCCACTCAGCCGACAGCGCATCTTCAGAACGCGGCGCCTTCCAGGTGAGCCGCAGAAATCCCTGATCATCTCGACCCGCGACCCCGCCGTGGTGACAGGAAACTCTTCCTTGGAGGGCAACCGACGAGGCACTGGATGAGCCGGTTCACTTCCCGCTGGTCTGGCCCGCTGCGCTTTGTGGTGCGGCCGTCCCGGTGGAGACGCTGCCGACCGTGTACCGGTTGCCATTCCCGGTGTTGTTGAGGTACGCGCTGGGCAGCTCCTGCCAGAACGAGAGCAAGTTGTTGTTCCCCTTGAGCCAGACCTTCTGCACTGCGGTGCCGTTGATGGTGTTGCCGTTTCCGTACACCACGAGGTGCTCGCAGGCCCCGGAGAGGGTGATGTAGTTGTTGCTTCCCCGGACCGTGATCACGTCGTTGGGCCCGGAGCACTCCAGGGTGAGGATGCGGCCGCTGTCTGCGACGGTCGCGCTGCCCTGCGGTTGGGCCACGGCAACGCCCGCACACAGGAGGGGGAGGCACAGCATCGTTTTCATGACCTTACTGTGGATCCGCTCATCTGACCCACCATGAGCGGGGCACAAAGGGGGCCGCACGCCGCCGAGATGCACCCCTGAGCCCTGCCTCATGAGGCGGCGGCTCCGTCCCGTTCAGTGGGCACCTCTGAAGGAACCTCAAAGCGGACGTCCAGGGAAGCACGGAGAGTGTTTCCCCGGACCTCCGGCCTGCGGGCTCAGCGCGGTTGTGCGGCCAGATGCTCGGCGAGGCGGTCCCAGGTTTCCGTGACGCCCTGGAGCATGCCCATGTCCATGACCGTCTTCAGGCCTTCTTCCGTGTCGTACAGGGCGTGGTTGGTGACCCGCGTTCCACCGTCGACCTCCTCGAAGATCAGCGTCGACAGGGTGGGGGGCATGGCCTCGTTGATGGTGGCCTCGGCGTCGGAGAAGTAGTCGGTGTACACGATGCGCGCTGGAGCGTCGATGTCACGGTAGATGCCCAGCCCCCAGGATTCCATGCCGTAGAACTCCCCCTGGCTTTCGTCGACGCATTTCATGCAGTAGTGCCATTTTCCGCCCGGGCGGAAGTCCACGGTGCAGTGCGGGATCGTCCAGCCGCGCGGCCCCCACCACTGGCGCAGGTGCTCGGCGCTCGAGAAGGCCTCGAACACGAGTTCGCGCGGCGCCTGAAACACGCGTTCCAGAATCAGTTCTTTCCCGGCTTCGATTCGTGAGGTCATGGGGGAAACGGTGCTGGTCATGGTGGGGCCTCCTGGGTGGGGAACGTTGGCGGTGAGCGGGTGCGGGAAGGGGTGGGCCGTTCAGGGGGTCAGGTCGGGTCCTCCTCTTCGGGCCCTGTGCCCGGTGCGGGAGTCTGCTGGCGCTGTGCCAGGTAGCGTTCCAGCTGGTCAAACCGGTCTTCCCAGAGTTGCCGGTAGGTGACGAGCCAGCGGTCGAGATTCTGGAAGGGTTCGGCCCGCAGGCGGTAGATGCGGCGATTGGCGACTGCCTGCACCTCGACGATGCCGGCGTCGTTCAGGACGCGCAGGTGCTTGGAGGCCTGCGGCTGGCGGATGCCGAGCTGCGTGGCGATCTCTCCAACGGTCAGCGGCTGCCTGACGAGAAGCTCGACCATCTGGAGCCGGGTGGGTTCGGCCAGTGCACTGAGCGTTGCGTGATCCATCCGTCCACCTCCCGGTCGCTTCCTACAGAAACAAGTATACCCTAAAGAGAATATTCCTGTCAAGGGATATATAGTGCCGAGAGAAATCTGGTTTCTTATCTACTCAGCAGCGGCAGTTCCCGTTCAGAAAAGCCAGGCGACCCGAGTCACCTGGTGAGCCCTCCGGCCGCCGCGCCTTTACCCCCCATACTCAGCCTGCACCGCCCAGGCTCCTCAGCCCGCTTCACCCGAGGGTCGGCCCAGTTGCCGGCCACTTACCGACGGTCCCTCAGACACCTTCCTGGGCCTCTCCGGACCCGGTCGGAGGCCGCTCGTTCTGTAATTCCCAGGCCATCAGGTCGCGCCATCGCCAAGCGGCCCCCCCGGCAATGGCCAGGGTCAGCACGCCGCCCAGCACCGTGGCCCGCACGACCCCCAGGAAGTGTGATGCCACGCCGCTTTCCAGCGCGCCGATCTCGTTGCTCGTGCCGATGAACACCAGGCTCACCGCCGCCACCCGTCCCCGCATCTGGTCCGGGGTGCGCGTCCGCACAATCGCGCGGCGGATCAACATGTTCACTCCGTCGAACACACCACTGAACGCCAGGGCCAGCCATGACAGCCAGAACGTCCTGGACACCGCAAACAGCAGCATGCTGAGTCCGAAGCCCGCGATGCTCAGCACCAGCCACACGCCGGTCCGCCGCAGCGGCGGCCGGCGGGTCATCCAGAGCATCACGACCAGGGCGCCGGCGGAGGGCGCCGCCATCAGCGCGCCCAGGCCGCCCGGCCCCACGTGCAGGAGGTCCGTCGCGAACACGGGCAGCAGGGCGATCGCGCCGCCAAACAGCACCGCGAGCAGGTCCAGTGCCATGGACCCGAACAGCACCGGGTCCGCCCGCACGAACCGCAGGCCCGCCTTGATGCTCGCCCGACGGCCCTCCCCGGTGGGCACGCCCACCGGGGGAATGGGCGGCATCCGGAGGAGGGCGAGCCAGGACG
This is a stretch of genomic DNA from Deinococcus ficus. It encodes these proteins:
- a CDS encoding VLRF1 family aeRF1-type release factor translates to MGAPVPPAAERADRGAPRRERPDRRWRPLGHHRFGTRHVPGAPGSGGAGRGQPGSGPRSDSGTDLFENREAAMQQRFYNRIVAELTDLMAQRDIRQLILVGPVQRVAEFKAEIPATAPFELIGETNVTGGAGWVNPADILEKIQPMLHAHREATEQALLDQIQERGVMEMEPVLEMLQQARLYQLVIPEDGSDVHVYRSNNRDVPYFTSRKDVPHSPLDDSVMERVTLEELLPDLIDLYGIEVRRVHGDHAQRLVREFGGLAALPRY
- a CDS encoding SRPBCC domain-containing protein, with product MTSTVSPMTSRIEAGKELILERVFQAPRELVFEAFSSAEHLRQWWGPRGWTIPHCTVDFRPGGKWHYCMKCVDESQGEFYGMESWGLGIYRDIDAPARIVYTDYFSDAEATINEAMPPTLSTLIFEEVDGGTRVTNHALYDTEEGLKTVMDMGMLQGVTETWDRLAEHLAAQPR
- a CDS encoding DUF3060 domain-containing protein, with amino-acid sequence MKTMLCLPLLCAGVAVAQPQGSATVADSGRILTLECSGPNDVITVRGSNNYITLSGACEHLVVYGNGNTINGTAVQKVWLKGNNNLLSFWQELPSAYLNNTGNGNRYTVGSVSTGTAAPQSAAGQTSGK
- a CDS encoding GNAT family N-acetyltransferase, whose translation is MPEFEAFASRRGFHAVQRFVTMTLQVSEADDALLARLVARASGEGVRLFSFAETGNTPEARRRLYELNRRLAPLLPGNGDEFPTFSEYEREILDAEWFWAEGQLIAATADRWIGLVGLGFYEDGRALQHEFTAVAPAMQGRGVAQALKAWSVQKAKEWGVSVVRTGNDASNAPIIAVNRRLGYDLVPGVVKLRRLVGRGS
- a CDS encoding GNAT family N-acetyltransferase translates to MSLTHRPYQSAADLPFLLDWLGRHAHSAYMHPGDLVWWLRQNEVVDPARALDLYFSGAGDLAGFVFSDPPTWAVLQGRDDLAPDDWQQMIKVAENKAGEPVTFNAYTGEMPGARVQALRRAGYVPASTDRLARLYRVPGPADLAAAPLPAGFRFTDMGRADVSEADRVDLHRAVWHPSRVTVDAYRTLRAAPNYLPELDVVIVGPAGEPAAYALGWFDEVSRAGLLEPVGTLAEFRRRGLGRQLVREMTRRLAGLGAEGVTIGTRESNGAAMGLYQSAGYHVTGYWVDYRRTSLT
- a CDS encoding MFS transporter; translation: MTTPPVPADAFASLRFADFRRLLVASASASFAGTAFSVVIGYQVYALTQSPLVLGLLGVATALPTLSLALLGGHYADRLDRRRILLVTRALLVLSGLAFATLSLAGPATPVAGLFLLVVLMGFARGFGDPASSAFETRIVPAGAYVNASAWLGSVGQVAGIIGPVLAGLFLTRFEPSGTYGLMAALYAASWLALLRMPPIPPVGVPTGEGRRASIKAGLRFVRADPVLFGSMALDLLAVLFGGAIALLPVFATDLLHVGPGGLGALMAAPSAGALVVMLWMTRRPPLRRTGVWLVLSIAGFGLSMLLFAVSRTFWLSWLALAFSGVFDGVNMLIRRAIVRTRTPDQMRGRVAAVSLVFIGTSNEIGALESGVASHFLGVVRATVLGGVLTLAIAGGAAWRWRDLMAWELQNERPPTGSGEAQEGV
- a CDS encoding ArsR/SmtB family transcription factor — translated: MDHATLSALAEPTRLQMVELLVRQPLTVGEIATQLGIRQPQASKHLRVLNDAGIVEVQAVANRRIYRLRAEPFQNLDRWLVTYRQLWEDRFDQLERYLAQRQQTPAPGTGPEEEDPT